The proteins below come from a single Candidatus Hydrogenedentota bacterium genomic window:
- a CDS encoding DUF3987 domain-containing protein: MLTNAEKPPRVGMPPTSGDTLPILDAAHPAEDMTNRKKIEQDGKTIPEAAPSGSAPDVKVFGIETAGPAAAKQTANDKSEIKNYYAELSPIDGALPPATEFPREILGPKFLETAFALQTLSGGAPFELGAMALFGAINYAVQGLLDVGVHVNPSPINTYILVVGASGERKSTTMCLAKKPISDYHEAQRRLQRRILDELALRNVTLSKEAMAPTVSIVDEASTAALRDLLSSRTYYGTLGLFLDEAGMMLGGGNMTGNRRIEMQTLLSKMHDGGVIVLNRSGKEPIEIANKRFSMTLMGQWRPVSGFLGDQTCQSQGLLSRLLIAYPDSTIGRRKDPSESELAEARKVYDRYRGWMSEVLDCLPHLVPGTYDELNPPVMTLSPDARKIMQDFSAEMEAYYVKIGLDNPVIDHVNKMPDLAVRVAATMQIFEQGGAGTLGAGHADVAWELDGNHMAMGLELMRFFIKEKERLIAPAPDSQQRDDAKLLLSWMRENDRVSFVRSDVYAGSRKGRLRDKKTLDGAIALLKEYGWLTEGQLTKGQGAARLGLGSKAGIKKAAKTQDNATVRPRAKRLYSLTDAAVEQLKRNIDIAA; the protein is encoded by the coding sequence TTGCTGACAAACGCTGAAAAGCCCCCGCGTGTGGGCATGCCCCCCACTTCTGGGGATACCCTGCCCATTCTGGATGCGGCGCATCCCGCTGAGGACATGACAAACAGGAAAAAAATTGAACAGGATGGAAAGACCATCCCGGAGGCTGCGCCGTCAGGGTCCGCCCCCGATGTGAAAGTATTTGGAATAGAGACTGCGGGCCCTGCGGCCGCCAAGCAGACCGCAAATGATAAAAGTGAAATAAAAAATTATTATGCTGAATTGTCTCCGATTGATGGGGCCCTGCCCCCCGCCACAGAGTTCCCCAGAGAAATACTGGGCCCGAAGTTCCTGGAAACGGCGTTTGCTCTGCAAACCTTGAGCGGAGGCGCGCCTTTCGAACTCGGCGCGATGGCGCTTTTCGGAGCAATCAACTATGCCGTGCAGGGGCTCTTGGATGTCGGCGTCCATGTTAATCCGTCGCCAATTAACACCTACATTCTGGTTGTGGGCGCGAGCGGCGAACGCAAGTCGACCACAATGTGCCTGGCCAAGAAACCAATAAGCGACTACCATGAGGCGCAACGCAGGCTGCAGAGGCGGATTTTAGATGAACTCGCCCTCAGGAATGTGACACTTTCCAAGGAGGCGATGGCACCGACCGTGTCCATTGTGGATGAGGCTTCAACCGCCGCACTGAGAGACCTTCTCAGCAGCAGAACATACTACGGAACCCTCGGGCTGTTTCTTGACGAGGCGGGCATGATGCTTGGCGGAGGCAACATGACCGGGAACCGGCGCATCGAAATGCAGACGCTGTTGTCGAAGATGCATGACGGCGGGGTGATTGTTCTAAACCGGTCTGGAAAAGAGCCCATTGAGATAGCGAACAAGCGTTTCTCAATGACACTGATGGGCCAGTGGAGGCCTGTCAGCGGTTTTCTCGGGGACCAAACGTGCCAGAGCCAGGGGCTTCTGAGCCGGCTGCTTATTGCCTACCCAGATTCCACAATCGGCCGCCGCAAAGACCCCTCTGAAAGCGAGTTGGCTGAGGCCCGCAAGGTTTATGACCGTTACCGCGGCTGGATGAGCGAGGTGCTGGACTGTCTGCCGCACCTGGTTCCGGGCACTTACGATGAGCTCAACCCGCCTGTAATGACGCTGTCCCCCGACGCAAGGAAGATTATGCAGGATTTTAGCGCTGAAATGGAGGCATACTACGTCAAAATCGGCCTTGACAACCCCGTCATCGACCATGTGAACAAGATGCCGGACCTTGCGGTGCGTGTTGCTGCGACCATGCAGATTTTCGAGCAGGGCGGGGCCGGCACCCTCGGGGCCGGGCATGCCGATGTTGCCTGGGAGCTTGACGGCAACCACATGGCGATGGGTCTCGAGCTCATGCGCTTTTTCATCAAGGAGAAGGAACGCCTTATCGCCCCCGCGCCCGACTCTCAACAACGTGATGACGCGAAACTGCTACTCTCCTGGATGCGTGAGAACGACAGGGTCTCCTTTGTCCGGTCAGATGTGTACGCCGGTTCACGAAAGGGCCGGTTGCGTGACAAAAAGACTCTGGACGGCGCGATTGCCCTGCTAAAGGAGTATGGCTGGCTCACTGAAGGGCAGCTAACCAAAGGGCAGGGGGCGGCCAGATTGGGTCTTGGAAGCAAAGCAGGCATAAAAAAGGCCGCAAAAACACAAGACAACGCCACTGTCAGGCCAAGAGCCAAAAGACTGTATTCGCTGACAGACGCTGCCGTCGAACAGTTGAAACGGAACATCGACATCGCAGCTTAA
- a CDS encoding integration host factor subunit beta, translated as MTKRELVVLVANRLGMTQSGVSQIIEGAFETIVKSLAGGHRWELRGFGVFEVKSRAPRIGRNPRTGEQVPVFARRVVTFRPGKDMKEAVSGVDSMELNADPAKPSVDKI; from the coding sequence ATGACCAAAAGAGAGTTGGTGGTGCTGGTGGCCAACAGGCTGGGAATGACGCAAAGCGGCGTGTCCCAAATCATTGAGGGCGCCTTTGAAACCATTGTGAAATCCCTCGCCGGGGGGCACCGTTGGGAACTGCGGGGTTTCGGCGTTTTCGAGGTGAAGAGCCGTGCCCCGCGAATCGGGCGCAATCCGCGCACCGGGGAGCAGGTTCCTGTGTTCGCGCGGCGGGTGGTGACTTTCCGTCCCGGCAAGGACATGAAGGAGGCGGTTTCTGGGGTGGACTCCATGGAATTAAATGCGGACCCGGCCAAACCCTCCGTGGACAAAATTTGA
- a CDS encoding Y-family DNA polymerase, translating to MPSTPAEIPHKPGTVLALADCNNFYASCERVFDPTLRNRPVVVLSNNDGCIVARSNEAKALGIPMGVPYHEWEPFIRRHGVRVRSSNYPLYADMSRRVMRVLAGSVPMLEVYSIDEAFLGLSGFTRGSLSGLVQELRARVLQWTGIPVSIGIGPTKTLAKVCNRLAKRDPERDGVMNWLEAPNREELLATLQTEDVWGVGRRLAPALEVMGIRTALDLMRADPHRMRRRFNVCVMRTVLELRETACYPLGESPPDRQTIVCSRTFGSAVTEHKALREAVAAYTATAAEKLRAQHCLAGGLRVFIMTSPFGRSGDYYANTALRTFPLPTANTPELIQEAVKGLWEICRPDLPYKRAGVMLSDIVPDCPVQTDLFLGHDPRQERLMRTVDRVNGEWGRDTLFYAASGVAREWGMRQMRLSQRYTIRWDELPVARA from the coding sequence ATGCCATCCACGCCTGCTGAAATCCCCCACAAACCGGGAACTGTGCTCGCCCTGGCGGACTGCAACAATTTCTACGCCTCCTGCGAGCGGGTATTCGACCCGACCCTGCGCAATCGTCCCGTGGTGGTCCTGTCGAACAATGACGGGTGCATCGTGGCGCGCTCGAACGAGGCCAAGGCGCTGGGCATCCCCATGGGCGTCCCGTATCACGAGTGGGAGCCGTTTATCCGGCGCCACGGGGTGCGGGTGCGCTCCTCCAACTATCCCCTCTATGCCGACATGTCCCGGCGCGTCATGCGCGTGCTCGCGGGGTCTGTCCCCATGCTGGAGGTCTACTCCATAGACGAGGCCTTTCTGGGGCTGTCAGGGTTCACCAGGGGCAGCCTTTCCGGTCTTGTACAGGAACTGCGCGCGCGGGTGCTCCAATGGACGGGCATCCCGGTGAGCATCGGCATCGGGCCGACAAAGACCCTCGCCAAAGTCTGCAACAGACTGGCCAAACGCGACCCGGAGCGGGACGGGGTGATGAACTGGCTGGAGGCGCCCAACCGGGAGGAACTGCTGGCAACGCTCCAAACGGAGGACGTGTGGGGCGTCGGCAGGCGCCTTGCCCCGGCATTGGAAGTCATGGGGATACGGACGGCGCTGGACCTCATGCGCGCGGACCCCCACCGGATGCGGCGGCGGTTCAATGTCTGCGTCATGCGCACCGTGCTGGAACTGCGCGAAACCGCCTGTTACCCCCTGGGCGAAAGCCCCCCGGACCGGCAGACCATTGTCTGCTCGCGGACATTCGGGTCGGCGGTCACGGAGCACAAGGCGCTGCGCGAGGCAGTCGCCGCATACACGGCCACGGCGGCGGAGAAACTCCGGGCACAACACTGCCTGGCGGGCGGCCTGCGGGTTTTCATCATGACCAGCCCCTTCGGGCGGTCCGGGGACTACTACGCGAACACCGCCCTGCGGACCTTTCCCCTGCCCACGGCGAACACGCCGGAACTCATCCAAGAAGCCGTGAAAGGCCTATGGGAAATCTGCCGCCCCGACCTTCCCTACAAGCGCGCCGGAGTGATGCTGTCGGATATTGTGCCGGACTGTCCCGTCCAGACCGACCTCTTCCTGGGGCACGATCCGCGTCAGGAGCGGCTCATGAGAACCGTGGACCGTGTCAACGGGGAATGGGGACGCGACACCCTGTTCTATGCGGCCTCCGGTGTCGCGAGGGAATGGGGCATGCGTCAGATGCGGCTGTCGCAACGGTACACGATAAGATGGGACGAGCTGCCCGTCGCAAGGGCGTGA
- the umuD gene encoding translesion error-prone DNA polymerase V autoproteolytic subunit: protein MLVTELWNCAEFGPGISCPLSAVPVEAGFPSPADDYTERSLDLNELMVKRPEATFFVRVKGDSMAGADIRSGDILVVDRSLDARDGHVVVAVLDGEFTVKRLRCRGGRVLLEPENNAYRPIEVGPDQDFQVWGVVTYAIHAC from the coding sequence ATGCTTGTGACGGAACTGTGGAACTGCGCGGAGTTTGGGCCGGGGATTTCCTGTCCGCTGTCGGCGGTGCCTGTGGAGGCGGGGTTCCCCTCGCCCGCCGACGACTATACGGAACGCTCCCTGGACCTCAACGAGCTGATGGTCAAACGCCCCGAGGCCACTTTCTTTGTCCGGGTGAAGGGTGACTCCATGGCCGGGGCGGATATCCGGTCCGGGGACATTCTGGTGGTGGACCGCTCCCTGGACGCGCGGGACGGCCATGTGGTGGTCGCCGTGCTGGACGGCGAGTTCACGGTGAAGCGTCTGCGATGCCGCGGGGGCCGGGTGCTGCTGGAGCCGGAGAACAACGCCTACCGTCCCATTGAGGTGGGACCCGACCAGGACTTCCAGGTATGGGGTGTGGTGACCTATGCCATCCACGCCTGCTGA
- a CDS encoding helix-turn-helix domain-containing protein, translating into MPNIAKIIQQEIQRIAKKEIKAATTVLKEDLAALKKTLAEQKRVITALEKENRLLMRDLKKRAPAKDKAEGDTSKQTDRARVTGKMVRAQREKLGLSQAEFAKLVGVSSLTVYKWEHKEGRLTFRGEAKGKLVALRKLGKREARKRLDGVEGG; encoded by the coding sequence ATGCCCAACATCGCCAAAATCATCCAGCAGGAAATCCAGCGCATCGCCAAAAAGGAAATCAAAGCGGCGACAACAGTCCTGAAAGAAGACCTGGCTGCGCTTAAGAAAACCCTGGCGGAGCAAAAGCGCGTCATCACCGCGCTGGAAAAGGAAAACAGGCTGCTGATGAGGGACCTGAAAAAACGGGCGCCAGCAAAGGACAAGGCGGAGGGTGACACGTCAAAACAAACGGACAGGGCGCGTGTGACTGGAAAAATGGTGCGCGCGCAGCGGGAGAAGCTTGGGTTGTCGCAGGCGGAGTTTGCGAAGCTGGTGGGGGTGTCATCGCTCACGGTTTACAAATGGGAACACAAGGAGGGACGGCTGACTTTTAGGGGCGAGGCGAAGGGGAAGCTGGTGGCGCTCAGGAAACTGGGCAAGAGGGAGGCGAGGAAAAGGCTGGATGGGGTGGAGGGGGGGTGA
- the brxF gene encoding BREX-3 system P-loop-containing protein BrxF translates to MPEPFADKVISGIRQATGLYHRLVMLVAQAGMGKTTVLIDVHERTGAPLINVNRDLSRRMLDLTERQRTLRLPRLLSEIVSATEAELVLLDNIEVLFDVSLKQDPLRLLQGLSRNKTIVAAWSGSVNSGHVLYAAPGHPEYRRYPVQDFLAVTPEDLS, encoded by the coding sequence ATGCCAGAACCATTTGCTGACAAGGTCATTAGTGGAATACGCCAGGCAACCGGCCTATACCATCGCCTTGTCATGCTGGTTGCCCAGGCTGGCATGGGCAAGACAACAGTGCTAATTGACGTGCATGAGCGCACGGGGGCGCCGCTGATAAACGTCAATCGAGATCTGTCCAGGCGGATGCTCGACCTCACCGAGCGCCAGCGGACACTGCGGTTGCCCCGACTGCTCTCGGAAATAGTGTCCGCAACCGAAGCTGAACTTGTCCTGTTGGACAACATCGAGGTGCTTTTTGATGTCTCCTTAAAACAGGATCCTCTGCGTCTACTTCAGGGGCTTTCAAGGAACAAGACCATAGTCGCCGCATGGAGTGGCTCTGTCAACAGCGGCCACGTGCTTTACGCTGCACCGGGTCATCCCGAATATCGGCGGTATCCCGTACAGGACTTTTTAGCGGTAACGCCGGAGGACTTGTCATGA
- a CDS encoding ATP-binding protein: protein MRYRDLIAFEPIESIVQLRDADAADAARQLVRTYVISEEMGDKLVHLVFPQLQFDHDMDNKGLLIVGNYGTGKSHLMSVISALAESADLAEQVNDKTVAKAAVAISGRFKVVRTEIGATTMSLRDIIAAELEEHLAAMGVSYSFPSTDTVSNNKRVFEDLMVAFHQAHPDKGLLLVVDELLDYLRSRKDQELILDLNFLREIGEVCKGLKFRFIAGVQEAIFDSPRFSFVADSIRRVKDRFEQILIAREDVKYVVAERLLKKTAEQQMKIRDHLAPFTKFYGRMNERMDEFVRLFPVHPDYIDTFERVTAVEKREVLKTLSATMKNLLEESVPEDQPGVIAYDGYWTTLLKNPSVRAVPDIKAVIDCSQVLESRVQQAFTRPAYKLMAIQIIHALSVHRLTTGDIYAGLGATAEELRDGLCLYQAGIEELGGDPADDLLSQVETVLREIHKTVSGQFISANPDNRQYYLDLKKTDDFDAIIEKRAESLGASQLDRFYYDALRRVMECTDQTYVTGYKIWQHEVEWLERKAARQGYLFFGAPNERSTAVPSRDFYIYFIQPFEPPHFKDEKKPDELYVRLENTDEDFRAALQKYAAAVDLASTASGHAKSTYESKASSFLRDLVLWLQKNMTTAFDVTHQGRKKSMTEWSKGKSIRELSGIATHERINFRDLVNTTAGICFVTHFLELAPDYPFFSVLITGSNRAQAAEDALRAIAGQSRTKQATAVLDALELLDGDRLDPCQSKYAKHILAVVKKKGHGQVVNRSELIQDDKGVEYLDKDRLRLEPEWALVVLAALVYAGEVVVAIPGNKFDAAALQPMAGAGINDLVQFKHIERPKDWNTPALKALFELLGLTPGMAILITQGKDEPVQELQKAVTNAVVKLVNIQQSLQGGLSFMGRHLLAEEEAKKLRATMDATKTFLESLQAYTTPGKIKNFRYDTPEVKAHQGGLASLAELQSLEELINDLTPTASYLDTAGAVLPSDHEWQGRLKKERDDILAQITDPATRNSPSFRQQTQRRLAQLKKDYLLAYLGMHAKARLGVNEDKRKARLTGDERLKDLQRLSTIDLMPRQHLQDFQHRLAGLKSCFALTEHEIEVSPVCPHCGFKPDTEPFPAPAASMLDALDNELDNLVLNWTQTLLANLGDPITKGNLSLLKSAQRGLVDEFIKGRALPEDLSESFILALKEVLSGLAKVSVKISDLRNALLSGGSPATPAEMRKRFEEYLDTVTKGKEPGKVRIVLE, encoded by the coding sequence ATGAGATATAGAGATTTGATCGCCTTTGAACCTATTGAGTCCATAGTGCAATTGCGGGACGCCGACGCGGCCGATGCTGCCCGGCAGCTTGTCCGGACCTACGTCATTTCCGAGGAGATGGGCGACAAACTGGTCCACCTTGTTTTTCCCCAGCTTCAGTTCGATCATGACATGGACAACAAGGGACTCCTGATCGTTGGCAACTACGGCACGGGCAAATCCCATCTTATGTCCGTGATCTCAGCCCTAGCCGAAAGTGCAGACCTTGCGGAGCAGGTAAATGACAAGACGGTGGCCAAGGCCGCAGTGGCCATAAGCGGACGCTTCAAAGTGGTGCGCACTGAAATTGGCGCAACAACCATGTCCCTTCGCGACATTATTGCCGCCGAGTTGGAGGAACATCTGGCTGCAATGGGCGTGTCCTATTCGTTTCCGTCAACCGACACGGTGTCAAACAACAAGCGTGTATTTGAGGACCTGATGGTTGCCTTTCATCAGGCACATCCTGACAAAGGCCTCCTCCTAGTGGTGGATGAGCTCCTCGACTACCTGCGCTCACGTAAAGATCAGGAATTGATTCTGGACCTCAACTTTCTGCGCGAAATCGGCGAGGTCTGCAAAGGTCTGAAGTTTCGCTTCATCGCCGGGGTACAGGAAGCCATTTTTGACAGTCCCCGTTTCTCCTTTGTGGCCGACAGTATCCGCCGGGTGAAGGACCGCTTCGAGCAGATTCTCATCGCCCGCGAGGATGTCAAGTATGTGGTGGCCGAGCGTCTGCTCAAGAAGACCGCCGAACAGCAGATGAAGATCCGCGACCATCTGGCTCCCTTCACCAAGTTTTACGGACGCATGAACGAGCGCATGGACGAGTTCGTGCGTCTTTTTCCCGTGCACCCGGACTACATTGACACATTCGAGCGGGTCACGGCGGTTGAAAAGCGCGAGGTGCTCAAAACCCTTTCCGCGACCATGAAGAACCTTCTCGAAGAGAGCGTGCCGGAGGACCAGCCAGGAGTCATTGCCTATGACGGTTATTGGACAACCCTGCTCAAAAACCCATCTGTGCGCGCCGTGCCTGATATTAAGGCGGTAATTGACTGTAGCCAGGTCCTTGAATCGCGCGTTCAGCAGGCTTTCACCCGGCCCGCCTATAAACTCATGGCCATCCAGATAATCCACGCCCTGTCAGTTCACCGGCTCACGACGGGGGACATCTATGCCGGTTTGGGAGCGACGGCGGAGGAACTCCGCGACGGACTCTGCCTCTACCAGGCGGGCATCGAGGAATTGGGTGGAGACCCGGCCGACGACCTGCTTTCCCAGGTGGAGACTGTGCTACGGGAGATTCATAAGACGGTCAGCGGCCAGTTCATTTCGGCAAACCCGGATAACCGCCAATACTATCTCGACCTCAAAAAGACGGATGATTTCGATGCCATCATCGAAAAACGCGCCGAAAGCCTGGGCGCCTCCCAACTTGACCGCTTTTATTACGATGCGCTTCGCCGGGTCATGGAGTGCACGGATCAGACCTATGTCACCGGCTACAAGATTTGGCAGCATGAGGTTGAATGGCTGGAACGCAAGGCCGCACGCCAGGGATACCTTTTCTTCGGCGCGCCCAACGAGCGCTCCACGGCTGTTCCGTCAAGGGATTTTTATATATATTTCATCCAGCCATTTGAGCCGCCCCACTTCAAGGACGAGAAAAAGCCCGACGAGCTGTACGTGCGCCTGGAAAACACAGACGAGGATTTTCGCGCCGCGCTTCAAAAATACGCCGCGGCGGTGGACCTCGCATCCACCGCATCAGGCCATGCCAAGTCCACCTACGAGTCCAAGGCGTCCAGCTTCCTGCGCGATCTCGTGCTGTGGCTTCAGAAGAACATGACCACCGCCTTTGATGTCACCCACCAGGGGCGCAAAAAATCCATGACCGAATGGTCCAAGGGAAAGTCTATTCGCGAGCTTTCGGGCATCGCCACCCACGAGCGCATCAACTTTCGTGACTTGGTGAACACCACAGCGGGCATATGCTTCGTGACCCACTTTTTGGAGCTGGCGCCGGACTACCCGTTCTTTTCAGTGCTCATCACCGGATCGAACCGGGCCCAGGCCGCGGAGGACGCCCTGCGCGCCATTGCCGGGCAAAGCCGAACGAAACAGGCCACTGCCGTGCTTGACGCACTGGAACTGCTCGACGGGGACCGTCTTGATCCCTGCCAGTCAAAATATGCCAAGCACATTCTCGCCGTTGTCAAAAAGAAGGGCCACGGCCAGGTGGTGAACCGGTCCGAATTGATCCAGGACGACAAAGGCGTCGAGTACTTGGACAAGGACCGGCTGAGGCTTGAACCCGAGTGGGCCCTGGTGGTGCTTGCCGCATTGGTCTATGCCGGCGAGGTGGTCGTGGCCATTCCCGGCAACAAGTTCGACGCCGCGGCTCTTCAGCCGATGGCAGGGGCTGGAATCAATGATCTTGTCCAGTTCAAGCATATCGAGCGGCCAAAGGACTGGAACACTCCCGCGCTCAAGGCGCTGTTTGAGCTGCTTGGGCTTACCCCCGGCATGGCCATACTGATTACCCAGGGCAAGGATGAGCCGGTTCAGGAACTGCAGAAGGCCGTCACAAATGCCGTGGTGAAGCTGGTGAACATCCAGCAGAGCCTCCAGGGCGGGCTTTCCTTCATGGGAAGGCATCTGCTTGCGGAGGAGGAGGCAAAAAAACTGCGCGCCACGATGGACGCGACAAAAACCTTTCTTGAATCCCTGCAGGCGTACACGACCCCGGGCAAGATAAAGAATTTTCGATATGACACCCCGGAAGTTAAGGCCCATCAGGGCGGTCTTGCCTCACTTGCCGAACTCCAGTCACTGGAAGAGCTGATAAACGACCTCACCCCCACGGCATCCTACCTCGACACCGCCGGGGCTGTTCTACCCTCCGACCACGAGTGGCAGGGCAGACTGAAAAAGGAGCGGGACGATATCCTTGCGCAGATCACTGATCCAGCCACAAGAAACTCGCCATCCTTTCGTCAGCAGACACAACGCAGGCTTGCCCAGCTCAAGAAGGACTATCTGCTCGCCTATTTGGGCATGCATGCGAAAGCGCGCCTGGGAGTGAACGAGGACAAGCGCAAGGCCCGGCTCACGGGCGACGAAAGGCTCAAGGACCTCCAGAGGCTGTCCACAATTGACCTGATGCCCCGCCAGCATCTCCAGGACTTTCAGCACCGTCTCGCGGGCTTGAAAAGCTGTTTCGCGCTGACCGAGCATGAAATTGAAGTGTCGCCGGTCTGTCCGCACTGTGGATTCAAGCCGGACACTGAACCATTCCCGGCTCCCGCGGCTTCCATGCTGGACGCCCTGGACAACGAACTGGACAACCTGGTCTTGAACTGGACCCAGACACTGCTTGCCAATCTCGGGGACCCGATCACCAAGGGAAACCTCAGCCTGCTAAAATCCGCGCAGCGCGGGTTGGTGGATGAGTTCATCAAAGGGAGGGCACTTCCGGAAGAT